The Longimicrobium sp. genome window below encodes:
- a CDS encoding GNAT family N-acetyltransferase codes for MNITLRPITEADLPFLLDLYATTREEELKQVPWTPQQKASFVRQQFEAQHAYWQENYQDTTWDIVLADGSAAGRLYVARWPDEIRIVDIALLPEHRGSGIGTGLLRRLMAEGDASGRKLSIHVEIFNPARRLYERLGFTQAGDRGVYLLMERPPEGHPG; via the coding sequence ATGAACATCACCCTCCGCCCCATTACCGAAGCCGACCTGCCCTTTCTTCTCGACCTATACGCCACCACGCGCGAAGAGGAGTTGAAGCAGGTTCCCTGGACGCCGCAACAGAAGGCGAGCTTCGTGCGCCAGCAGTTCGAAGCCCAGCATGCCTACTGGCAGGAGAACTACCAGGATACCACGTGGGACATCGTACTTGCGGACGGGAGCGCCGCGGGGCGGCTGTACGTTGCGCGGTGGCCGGACGAGATCCGCATCGTCGACATCGCCCTGCTCCCGGAGCACCGTGGAAGCGGGATCGGGACCGGGTTGCTGCGGCGGCTCATGGCCGAAGGGGACGCCTCGGGGCGCAAGCTCAGCATCCATGTCGAGATCTTCAACCCGGCCCGCAGACTGTACGAACGGCTGGGGTTCACGCAGGCGGGCGACCGGGGCGTGTACCTGCTGATGGAGCGGCCGCCCGAGGGGCACCCCGGGTGA
- a CDS encoding phage tail protein: MSDQFVAEIRIFPFNFAPTGWAFCDGQLMPISQNTALFALLGTVYGGDGKSTFALPDLQGAAPMQPGQGQGLSLRDLGEMSGVESISLLVSEIPVHTHTLMGSNSPGDNPLPTNNAIARYSNAYQSNTAANLTQMAFQALPPAGGGLPHNNMQPYLTLNFCIALQGIFPQRP; this comes from the coding sequence ATGTCTGACCAGTTCGTGGCGGAAATCCGCATCTTTCCGTTCAACTTCGCCCCCACCGGGTGGGCGTTCTGCGACGGGCAGCTGATGCCCATCTCGCAAAACACGGCGTTGTTCGCCCTTCTCGGAACCGTGTACGGCGGCGACGGGAAGAGCACCTTCGCGCTTCCCGACCTTCAGGGCGCCGCGCCCATGCAGCCGGGACAGGGACAGGGGCTCTCGTTGCGGGACCTGGGCGAGATGTCGGGTGTGGAGAGCATCAGCCTGCTCGTCTCCGAGATCCCGGTGCACACCCATACGCTGATGGGCTCCAACAGCCCGGGCGACAACCCGCTGCCCACCAACAACGCGATCGCCCGGTACTCCAACGCGTACCAGAGCAACACCGCGGCGAACCTGACCCAGATGGCGTTCCAGGCGCTTCCTCCGGCGGGGGGCGGCTTGCCGCACAACAACATGCAGCCGTACCTGACGCTCAACTTCTGCATTGCGCTGCAGGGGATCTTCCCCCAGCGTCCCTGA
- a CDS encoding phage tail protein — protein sequence MSEPFLSEIKVVSFNFPPKGWALCNGQFLPINQNQALFALLGTTYGGNGQTTFALPNLRGRLPIHMGNGHILGEAAGSTGVTVTIQQLPTHSHFLNASASDGNLPVPFANNQGNLLAREVDQVYGPAANLSPVAASTVTSVGGSQPHNNMMPYLTLNFIIALQGIFPSRN from the coding sequence ATGTCGGAACCGTTCTTGAGCGAGATCAAGGTCGTCTCGTTCAACTTCCCACCCAAGGGATGGGCGCTGTGCAACGGGCAGTTCCTGCCCATCAACCAGAACCAGGCGCTGTTCGCCCTTCTGGGCACCACCTACGGCGGGAACGGGCAGACCACCTTCGCACTTCCCAACCTGCGCGGCCGCTTGCCCATTCACATGGGGAACGGGCATATCCTCGGGGAAGCCGCGGGGAGCACCGGCGTCACCGTTACGATTCAGCAGCTGCCGACGCATTCCCATTTCCTGAATGCCTCGGCCAGCGACGGAAACCTGCCGGTGCCCTTCGCCAACAACCAGGGAAACCTGCTGGCGCGCGAGGTAGACCAGGTGTACGGGCCCGCCGCCAACCTTTCGCCGGTGGCGGCCAGCACGGTCACCAGCGTGGGCGGAAGCCAGCCCCACAACAACATGATGCCCTACCTGACGTTGAACTTCATCATCGCGCTCCAGGGCATCTTCCCCTCCCGCAACTGA
- a CDS encoding beta strand repeat-containing protein, translated as MSLRRRALFLAGLLAAVSCSDAGDPLGPDGRKPPIPEPSDVLQALDCTVTVSSRSVTCTSAQPGTGAASGLIVGGQDMFVKLVSTGMAVVADTFVFNATVQNLLPQALGVNDDGSANAEGVRVFFHAGPNAVGGGGPVVVAGASGSEVFISGNKPYYQYAGALEPNEVSEAKQWKLALNGAPQFNFKVYVSARVKYPQGWVDITPNSALLNVGETAVLADSVFDVVGRGLADNVNWSSSNTGVVTVTETSDSTAQIQGVAQGTAWIKAESQANSVRRDSILVTVNNAPVLNLDSISAVSNVTMPVDSAHGMVANDGTDEKLTVSAGTVSTDRGGTATIAANGSFTYLSKPGYAGLDTIRYTVTDGARTLPGKAVVRVENSPFWFVKQGSGGDGRDASPFGTLAAAQDSAVAGDTIIVFANGVQQLNGAVTLEAGQAIIGGGTSQAVSRGTYNGAAITVLAAGGAAPALTNTGPGATITLGTNNVIRGVGITAAAGAAISGTSFGTLFVRETGVNPAGPALLLSTGALDAIFDVLSSTGSTTTGLSLTDVTGSLAATGGAIASSVGTAFHVSGGSADITYGGSITNGSGLAASISGRTGGALAVSGDVTDSAGGISVSGISGGTVGFSGALSLTGSGVSVGSNTGGTISFTGASKTITTGSNAGVSLTSNTGAAVTFGGGGLDVTTTSGAGFTASGGGTVSVTGANNTVESTTGTAVTLNGVGTGASGVNFLSVSANGAANGIALASVTGAGLQVTGDGSNGGSGGTVQNTTSHAVSLSSMTGADSVSLKFMAVGGGNAGTAGIFGSGFGTLRVTGVSVATTGGPALSLATGTLNGGFSSLGSASSASNGVILTSTGGSFTAAAGSITGAASTAFAVAGGSVSATLSGSISQANNAPLVAVSGSHNGALTFNTGTVGATNGTGLQFNNAVGTYAFNGTTTLNGGDAAIDITNSSTGSFTFGTGASVTNPTGSAFTVYGSSPTVTYSGNLTKGNAGLLVDIGEQPAGSVTFNTGTLSATAGTGISLSNADGTVAFNGTTTLNGGDAGVDVVSGSNGAISFGAGASIANASGIALRVQNGSASTNVSYAGSVTSSATGLAVHVEGVSGGSVTASGAISGTNGILVQNNTGGTITFSGASKVLNTTVNPAVTATNNTGSTLVFSGGNLGITTTTGAGFTASGGGTVQVTGANNTIATTSGTALSLSSVATGASGVNLASVSANGAVNGILLSNLTAGPGVQVNGGTIQGTTGAGVSLANLSSLTTGVNLSGMTLSRTAGTGAVITGTTFGTLTIGSTSVSATGGPGALNLNTGTLNGTIASINASGTGAATHAVSLASVGGTYTVGGGTMTGSANGDALNVSGGNAVATWTAPTLTSASTATQAVDISNTTGGSYTFATVSAPNTSGGVRMVTNAGSVTFAGLTLGNSGARYTFTPLALQMGSGNISLGAVSIFTQSSTALAMTSAAGSGTLSISSGTLNAASGAAVNIAPSAGTQPLAISLTSVTATSSTNGIRLAGTNGSFAVLGTGTASSGGTIQSMSGNGIHLATATNVSLASMLVTANNGSGVFGDQLTNFTLTGSQVTNNDADHPTGTNESGLFFNTLLGSNTIRSTTVSGTNGDGVRWEANGGAQGTLRVVKSTLGPNPVGTGGNGFAVVAINDASVTAVVDSSVVSGNQTAGFLTSFANTATYNVSVKFTKFSGNNIGLDHGIGGGNGTFTFQHDTLVNHRTAAVNVISDAASTGTTKANGNISNNVIGTGTAGSGTTNGNGIGVDIRGGAQAAITIQNNLVQNTLMYPMIIENRLGTGRSDFIVSSNTFNPAEDPFTPFEGVRVTSRDSRTTCLNMAANTSTGSMGAAGIRTRQANSAVFQLDAFAGVGTNSTSINDYLDSPRNTATSAVVTAGTGTVVNYTSATCQTAAF; from the coding sequence ATGTCCTTGCGTAGACGCGCTCTGTTCCTGGCGGGCCTTCTGGCCGCCGTATCCTGCAGCGACGCGGGCGACCCGCTGGGTCCTGACGGCCGCAAGCCGCCGATTCCCGAGCCCTCCGACGTCCTCCAGGCACTGGACTGCACCGTCACCGTGAGCTCGCGCTCCGTCACGTGCACCTCGGCGCAGCCCGGCACGGGCGCGGCCTCGGGGCTGATCGTGGGCGGACAGGACATGTTCGTGAAGCTGGTCTCCACGGGGATGGCGGTCGTAGCCGACACCTTCGTCTTCAATGCCACCGTGCAGAACCTGCTTCCGCAGGCGCTCGGTGTGAACGACGACGGATCGGCGAACGCGGAGGGCGTGCGCGTCTTCTTCCACGCGGGCCCCAACGCCGTCGGCGGCGGGGGCCCTGTCGTCGTGGCGGGGGCGTCCGGCTCCGAGGTCTTCATTTCGGGGAACAAGCCGTACTACCAGTACGCCGGCGCCCTGGAGCCCAACGAGGTTTCCGAGGCCAAGCAGTGGAAGCTCGCGCTCAACGGGGCTCCGCAGTTCAACTTCAAGGTCTACGTCTCGGCCCGGGTGAAGTACCCGCAGGGGTGGGTGGACATCACGCCCAACTCGGCGCTGCTGAACGTCGGCGAGACGGCCGTGCTCGCCGACAGCGTGTTCGACGTGGTGGGCCGCGGGCTCGCCGACAACGTGAACTGGTCGTCCAGCAACACGGGCGTGGTCACGGTGACCGAGACCTCCGACTCCACGGCGCAGATCCAGGGGGTTGCACAGGGCACGGCCTGGATCAAGGCCGAGAGCCAGGCGAACTCGGTGCGCAGGGACTCGATCCTGGTGACCGTGAACAACGCGCCGGTTCTGAACCTGGACAGCATCAGCGCCGTTTCCAACGTCACCATGCCGGTGGACAGCGCCCACGGGATGGTGGCCAACGACGGAACCGACGAGAAGCTGACGGTGAGCGCCGGCACGGTGAGCACCGACCGGGGCGGCACCGCGACGATCGCGGCGAACGGCAGCTTCACCTACCTGAGCAAGCCCGGCTACGCCGGCCTCGACACCATTCGCTACACCGTCACCGACGGCGCGCGCACCCTGCCGGGCAAGGCCGTGGTACGGGTGGAGAACAGCCCGTTCTGGTTCGTGAAGCAGGGCTCCGGCGGTGACGGGCGCGATGCCTCGCCCTTCGGAACGCTGGCCGCGGCGCAGGACTCGGCCGTGGCGGGCGATACCATCATCGTGTTCGCCAACGGCGTGCAGCAGCTCAACGGCGCGGTGACGCTGGAAGCCGGCCAGGCCATCATCGGCGGGGGCACCAGCCAGGCCGTCTCGCGCGGCACGTACAATGGCGCGGCCATCACCGTCCTGGCGGCTGGCGGCGCGGCCCCCGCGCTGACCAACACGGGACCGGGCGCCACCATCACCCTGGGCACCAACAACGTCATCCGCGGCGTGGGCATCACGGCGGCGGCCGGCGCAGCCATCTCGGGCACCAGCTTCGGAACGCTGTTCGTGCGCGAGACGGGCGTGAACCCGGCGGGCCCGGCGCTGCTGCTGAGCACCGGCGCGCTCGACGCCATCTTCGACGTGCTTTCCTCCACGGGCAGCACCACGACGGGGTTGAGCCTGACGGATGTCACCGGCTCCCTGGCGGCCACCGGCGGCGCCATCGCCAGCTCGGTGGGCACGGCGTTCCACGTCTCCGGCGGCTCGGCCGACATCACCTACGGCGGTTCCATCACCAACGGGTCGGGGCTGGCGGCTTCCATCTCGGGCCGCACCGGCGGCGCGCTCGCCGTTTCCGGCGACGTCACCGACAGCGCCGGCGGCATCTCGGTGAGCGGCATCTCGGGCGGCACGGTCGGCTTCTCCGGCGCGCTGAGCCTCACCGGTTCGGGCGTGAGCGTGGGGAGCAACACGGGCGGCACCATCTCGTTCACGGGCGCGTCGAAGACCATCACCACCGGCTCCAACGCGGGCGTGTCGCTGACCAGCAACACGGGCGCGGCGGTGACGTTCGGCGGCGGCGGCCTGGACGTGACCACCACCTCGGGCGCGGGCTTCACCGCCAGCGGCGGCGGCACGGTGAGCGTGACCGGCGCCAACAACACCGTCGAGAGCACCACCGGCACCGCCGTCACCCTGAATGGCGTGGGCACCGGCGCCAGCGGCGTGAACTTCCTGTCGGTGTCGGCCAACGGCGCCGCGAACGGCATCGCCCTGGCCAGCGTCACCGGCGCGGGGCTGCAGGTGACCGGCGACGGGAGCAACGGCGGCTCGGGCGGCACGGTTCAGAACACCACCAGCCACGCGGTGAGCCTGTCGAGCATGACGGGCGCCGACAGCGTGAGCCTGAAGTTCATGGCGGTGGGCGGCGGCAACGCCGGTACCGCGGGCATCTTCGGCTCCGGCTTCGGGACGCTGCGGGTGACGGGCGTTTCGGTGGCCACCACCGGCGGACCGGCGCTCAGCCTGGCCACCGGCACCCTGAACGGCGGGTTCAGCTCGCTGGGCTCCGCCAGCAGCGCCAGCAACGGCGTGATCCTGACCAGCACGGGCGGTTCCTTCACCGCCGCCGCGGGCAGCATCACGGGCGCCGCTTCGACGGCGTTCGCGGTGGCCGGCGGCTCGGTGAGCGCCACCCTCTCGGGCTCCATCTCGCAGGCGAACAACGCCCCGCTGGTGGCGGTAAGCGGCAGCCACAACGGCGCGCTGACCTTCAACACGGGCACGGTGGGCGCCACCAACGGCACCGGCCTGCAGTTCAACAACGCGGTGGGCACGTACGCCTTCAACGGCACCACGACCCTCAACGGCGGTGACGCGGCCATCGACATCACCAACTCGTCGACGGGCAGCTTCACCTTCGGCACGGGCGCGAGCGTCACCAACCCCACCGGCTCGGCCTTCACCGTGTACGGCAGCTCGCCGACGGTGACCTACAGCGGCAACCTGACCAAGGGCAACGCGGGGCTGCTGGTGGACATCGGCGAGCAGCCCGCCGGCAGCGTCACCTTCAACACGGGTACGCTCTCGGCGACCGCCGGAACGGGCATCTCGCTCAGCAACGCGGACGGCACGGTGGCCTTCAACGGCACCACCACGCTCAACGGCGGCGACGCCGGCGTGGACGTGGTGAGCGGCTCGAACGGCGCCATCAGCTTCGGCGCCGGGGCGAGCATCGCCAACGCGTCGGGCATCGCCCTGCGGGTGCAGAACGGCAGCGCCAGCACGAACGTGTCGTACGCCGGCAGCGTCACGTCGAGCGCCACGGGGCTTGCGGTGCACGTGGAGGGCGTCAGCGGCGGGTCGGTGACCGCGTCGGGCGCCATCAGCGGGACCAACGGCATCCTGGTGCAGAACAACACCGGCGGCACCATCACCTTCAGCGGCGCCAGCAAGGTGCTGAACACCACGGTTAACCCCGCGGTCACTGCGACGAACAACACGGGCTCGACCCTCGTCTTCAGTGGCGGCAATCTGGGCATCACCACCACCACCGGCGCGGGCTTCACCGCCAGCGGCGGCGGCACGGTGCAGGTGACGGGAGCCAACAACACGATCGCGACGACGTCGGGAACGGCGCTTTCACTGTCGTCGGTGGCGACCGGCGCCAGCGGCGTGAACCTGGCCAGCGTGTCGGCCAACGGCGCGGTGAACGGCATCCTGCTGTCGAACCTGACCGCCGGCCCGGGTGTGCAGGTGAACGGCGGAACCATCCAGGGCACCACCGGTGCGGGCGTGTCACTGGCCAACCTGTCGAGCCTCACCACCGGGGTGAATCTCTCCGGGATGACGCTCAGCCGCACCGCGGGCACTGGCGCAGTGATCACCGGCACCACCTTTGGAACGCTGACGATCGGCAGCACGTCGGTATCCGCCACCGGCGGCCCCGGCGCGCTGAACCTGAACACCGGTACGCTGAACGGAACCATCGCCAGCATCAACGCCTCGGGCACGGGCGCCGCGACGCACGCAGTGTCGCTGGCTTCGGTCGGCGGTACCTACACGGTCGGCGGGGGCACGATGACCGGCTCGGCCAACGGCGACGCGCTGAACGTGTCGGGCGGCAACGCAGTGGCTACGTGGACGGCTCCCACGCTGACCTCGGCCTCGACGGCCACGCAGGCGGTGGACATCTCGAACACCACGGGCGGGTCGTACACGTTTGCTACCGTTTCGGCGCCGAACACCTCCGGGGGTGTGCGGATGGTGACCAACGCGGGCAGTGTCACTTTCGCCGGCCTGACGCTGGGTAACAGCGGCGCACGCTACACCTTCACGCCCCTCGCCCTGCAGATGGGGTCCGGCAACATCAGCCTGGGCGCTGTGAGCATCTTCACGCAATCGTCCACGGCGCTGGCGATGACGTCGGCCGCGGGATCGGGAACGCTGTCCATCAGCAGCGGCACCCTCAACGCGGCGAGCGGCGCCGCGGTGAACATTGCGCCCTCCGCCGGCACGCAGCCGCTGGCGATCTCGCTCACGAGCGTTACCGCGACCAGCAGCACGAACGGCATCCGGCTGGCCGGAACCAACGGCAGCTTCGCCGTACTCGGCACGGGAACGGCCTCTTCGGGTGGCACCATCCAGTCGATGAGCGGAAACGGCATTCACTTGGCGACCGCGACCAACGTTTCGCTCGCATCGATGCTGGTCACCGCCAATAACGGCAGCGGCGTTTTCGGCGACCAGCTGACGAACTTCACGCTGACCGGGTCGCAGGTGACCAACAACGACGCCGACCATCCAACGGGCACCAACGAGTCGGGGCTGTTCTTCAACACACTGCTGGGCAGCAACACCATCCGCAGCACCACGGTGAGCGGCACCAACGGTGACGGCGTTCGCTGGGAGGCCAACGGCGGCGCGCAGGGCACCCTGCGGGTAGTGAAGAGCACGCTGGGTCCCAACCCGGTGGGCACGGGGGGCAACGGCTTCGCGGTGGTGGCGATCAACGACGCGTCGGTCACCGCAGTGGTCGACAGTTCGGTGGTGTCGGGCAACCAGACGGCCGGATTCCTGACCTCGTTCGCGAATACGGCCACGTACAACGTTTCGGTGAAGTTCACGAAGTTCAGCGGCAACAACATCGGGCTGGACCACGGCATCGGTGGCGGCAACGGCACCTTCACGTTCCAGCACGACACGCTGGTGAACCACCGCACCGCCGCGGTGAACGTGATCTCCGACGCCGCGTCGACGGGAACGACCAAGGCGAACGGAAACATTTCCAACAACGTGATCGGAACTGGTACGGCGGGCAGCGGCACCACCAACGGAAACGGGATCGGCGTCGACATCCGGGGTGGCGCGCAGGCGGCCATCACCATCCAGAACAACCTGGTGCAGAATACCCTGATGTACCCGATGATTATCGAGAACCGCCTGGGAACGGGGCGGAGCGACTTCATCGTGTCGTCGAACACGTTCAATCCGGCGGAAGACCCGTTCACTCCCTTCGAAGGGGTGCGCGTCACCTCGCGCGACTCGCGTACGACCTGCCTGAACATGGCGGCGAACACCTCGACCGGCTCCATGGGTGCGGCGGGGATCCGCACGCGCCAGGCGAACTCGGCCGTGTTCCAACTGGACGCGTTCGCCGGGGTGGGGACGAACTCGACGAGCATCAACGACTACCTGGATTCTCCCCGCAACACCGCGACGTCAGCCGTCGTGACCGCGGGGACCGGAACCGTGGTCAACTACACCAGCGCCACCTGCCAGACGGCGGCCTTCTAG
- a CDS encoding phage tail protein: protein MAQPYVGEIRMFAGNFPPVGWMFCEGQPLPISENEVLFQLIGTTYGGDGEETFNLPNLASRVPMHMGTGPDGTTYQIGEMAGTEQETLSVQQIPNHTHPLLGSTTLASSADPGGNTVAQSRVAGKDMYVEDDPTVAMAANAITPVGGSQPHENTQPFLCLNFIISLFGIFPSQT from the coding sequence ATGGCGCAGCCTTACGTCGGGGAGATCCGGATGTTCGCCGGAAACTTTCCCCCGGTGGGATGGATGTTCTGCGAGGGCCAGCCGCTGCCCATCTCGGAGAACGAAGTACTGTTTCAGCTGATCGGCACCACGTACGGCGGGGACGGGGAGGAAACGTTCAACCTGCCCAACCTGGCGAGCCGCGTGCCCATGCACATGGGCACGGGGCCGGACGGCACCACGTACCAGATCGGCGAGATGGCGGGAACGGAGCAGGAAACCCTGTCCGTGCAGCAGATCCCCAACCACACGCACCCGCTGCTGGGCTCCACCACGCTGGCGAGCTCGGCCGACCCCGGGGGCAACACCGTGGCCCAGTCGCGGGTGGCGGGCAAGGACATGTACGTCGAGGACGATCCGACGGTAGCCATGGCCGCGAACGCCATCACGCCCGTGGGGGGCAGCCAGCCGCACGAGAACACGCAGCCGTTCCTCTGCCTGAACTTCATCATCTCGCTGTTCGGGATTTTCCCGAGCCAAACCTGA
- a CDS encoding DUF6916 family protein, with amino-acid sequence MPRLGAEPGTYDDFTIDRFLPRVGEVFHVVGEASEPIAILLSEITRLASDDSPIRTRMPFSLVFHAPPGVRLEQQIYRVENPEMEPFDCFLVPIGPDPFGMRFEAVYT; translated from the coding sequence GTGCCCCGGCTCGGCGCTGAGCCGGGCACGTACGACGACTTCACCATCGATCGTTTCCTTCCGCGCGTCGGCGAGGTATTCCACGTCGTCGGCGAAGCATCGGAGCCCATAGCCATCCTCCTTTCCGAGATCACGCGGCTCGCGAGCGACGACTCGCCGATCCGCACCCGGATGCCGTTTTCGCTGGTGTTTCATGCTCCGCCGGGCGTGCGCCTGGAGCAGCAGATCTACCGGGTGGAAAATCCGGAGATGGAGCCGTTCGACTGCTTCCTGGTGCCCATCGGGCCGGACCCGTTCGGAATGCGGTTCGAGGCCGTCTACACCTGA